In Desulfobacterales bacterium, a genomic segment contains:
- a CDS encoding CinA family nicotinamide mononucleotide deamidase-related protein yields the protein MIAEILSTREEIRSGATVDTNSAYIAQKLEQAGMDVVRHTCVGDDMAALVSVLQEIGRRAQTAVVTGGLGPTVDDLTAAAAARAAGVELVLNPGALDAVRSYFSSRQRTMSRSNEKQAFFPAGAEPLMNPIGTAPGFCCQIDGCRFFFLPGVPAEMRRMLSEIVLPRLEIIQGKDKAYALSRTITTFGLTESATGERLAGYEAMFPGVKLGFRVKFPEIHVKLYMRGQDERSLAATLQTATDWVTTQLGEKVLCVDGSSIEKVVGRLLKQQGATLAVAESCTGGLISDWLTNVPGSSDYFLFSGVTYSNDAKTKILAVSPDTLKQYGAVSEETVKEMAASVRRIAGATYGLATSGIAGPDGGTAEKPVGTVCIGLATPDALTGQRYYFPFGHRLRNKEVFAASALDVLRRALMKSFLDRYVF from the coding sequence ATGATTGCGGAAATACTTTCAACACGCGAAGAAATCCGGTCGGGTGCAACAGTGGACACCAATTCCGCTTATATTGCCCAAAAACTGGAGCAGGCAGGAATGGATGTGGTGCGGCATACCTGTGTGGGTGATGATATGGCAGCCCTGGTTTCGGTGTTGCAAGAAATCGGTCGCCGAGCGCAAACCGCTGTGGTTACCGGCGGCCTCGGGCCCACGGTTGACGACTTGACCGCTGCCGCTGCCGCCCGTGCCGCCGGGGTTGAACTGGTGCTCAATCCTGGAGCGCTCGATGCCGTCAGGTCGTATTTTAGCTCGCGCCAACGGACGATGAGCCGTTCCAATGAAAAGCAGGCGTTCTTCCCCGCAGGCGCTGAACCCCTCATGAATCCGATCGGGACAGCCCCGGGATTCTGCTGTCAAATTGATGGCTGTCGCTTTTTCTTTCTTCCCGGAGTTCCTGCTGAGATGCGACGAATGCTTTCGGAGATTGTACTGCCGCGGCTGGAAATCATTCAAGGCAAAGACAAGGCGTATGCCCTTTCACGAACCATAACGACGTTCGGGTTGACCGAATCGGCCACCGGTGAGCGTTTGGCCGGATATGAAGCAATGTTCCCCGGGGTGAAGCTGGGGTTTCGGGTCAAGTTTCCGGAAATTCATGTCAAACTCTATATGCGCGGTCAGGATGAGCGCTCCCTTGCCGCAACGCTGCAAACAGCCACGGATTGGGTGACAACGCAGCTGGGGGAAAAAGTGCTTTGTGTTGACGGCAGCTCCATCGAAAAGGTGGTGGGCCGTCTTTTAAAACAACAGGGGGCTACTCTGGCGGTTGCGGAAAGCTGTACCGGCGGACTGATATCGGACTGGCTGACAAATGTTCCGGGAAGCTCGGACTACTTTCTCTTTTCAGGCGTCACCTATTCGAATGATGCCAAAACCAAAATTCTGGCTGTATCTCCGGATACGTTAAAACAATATGGCGCCGTCAGCGAAGAGACGGTCAAGGAAATGGCGGCAAGCGTTCGACGAATTGCCGGGGCGACTTACGGCCTTGCCACCAGCGGCATTGCCGGACCGGACGGCGGAACCGCAGAGAAACCGGTGGGGACGGTCTGCATCGGGCTGGCGACACCCGATGCACTCACAGGGCAGCGCTACTATTTTCCGTTCGGCCACCGGTTGAGAAACAAAGAGGTCTTTGCTGCAAGCGCATTGGATGTGCTGCGGCGAGCGCTGATGAAATCCTTTTTGGACCGGTACGTCTTTTAA
- a CDS encoding anthranilate synthase component I family protein has product MLLSQFPELSEFKKLAQQFNVIPVCVEILADTETPVSLLRKVHHSQKPAFLFESVEGGERWGRYSFLSTSIRSHVRVYAEYVEIEQEGQKQQLPHGGNPLSVLRMLMSRYRAAQVPGLPRFWGGLVGYMTYEMVSFFEAIPNRMPPEKPIAHFIIPDGLLIFDNIRHTLLAVRICFLDEQVNLDKVFGEAREKINAFLDKMEQHLPEKQKHPNPAGCHLAALWEDDRYCSLVHKVKEYILAGDVIQTVISQPFGCSPAPDLWSLYRAQRFINPSPYLYFLHLDDTTLIGSSPETMVRLENGIATLRPIAGTRPRGKTEQEDRSLADELLSDVKERAEHLMLVDLGRNDLGRVAETGTVQVTDLMVVERYSHVMHLVSNICCDVKPKFDAWDLLQATFPAGTLSGAPKVRAMEIIAEQEQGPRGPYGGAVGYVSFSGNMDMAITIRTACVENDHLTVRAGAGIVADSDPERERIETENKAMAIQKALQLIRA; this is encoded by the coding sequence ATGCTGCTTTCACAATTTCCGGAACTGAGCGAATTTAAAAAACTGGCACAACAGTTTAATGTCATACCGGTATGTGTTGAAATTCTGGCGGATACTGAAACGCCGGTTTCGCTGCTCAGAAAAGTACACCACAGCCAAAAGCCCGCTTTTCTTTTTGAGAGTGTTGAAGGCGGTGAACGCTGGGGGCGTTACAGTTTTCTGAGCACTTCCATCCGTAGCCATGTGCGGGTATACGCCGAATACGTTGAAATAGAGCAGGAAGGTCAGAAACAACAACTCCCCCATGGGGGAAATCCGCTTTCGGTTTTAAGGATGCTGATGAGCCGATACCGGGCAGCCCAGGTGCCCGGCCTGCCCCGTTTCTGGGGAGGGCTGGTGGGGTATATGACCTATGAAATGGTATCCTTCTTTGAAGCGATCCCCAACCGAATGCCTCCGGAAAAGCCCATTGCCCATTTTATTATACCGGACGGCCTCCTGATTTTTGACAACATCCGCCACACCCTGCTTGCAGTGAGAATCTGTTTTCTGGACGAGCAGGTAAATCTTGATAAGGTTTTTGGGGAAGCCCGGGAAAAAATCAACGCCTTCCTGGACAAAATGGAACAGCACTTGCCGGAAAAACAAAAACATCCGAACCCGGCCGGATGTCATCTTGCGGCGCTGTGGGAAGATGACCGCTATTGTTCGCTGGTCCACAAGGTAAAGGAATACATTCTGGCAGGAGATGTCATCCAGACGGTCATCTCCCAGCCGTTTGGCTGCAGCCCGGCCCCTGATCTTTGGTCGCTATACCGCGCCCAGAGATTTATCAACCCTTCCCCCTATCTTTACTTTCTCCATCTGGACGATACCACCCTGATCGGTTCATCTCCGGAAACAATGGTTCGCCTGGAAAACGGCATCGCCACCCTGCGCCCCATTGCCGGAACCCGACCCAGAGGCAAAACCGAGCAGGAAGACCGATCCCTGGCGGATGAACTGCTCTCCGATGTAAAAGAACGGGCCGAACATCTCATGCTGGTGGACCTGGGCCGCAACGACCTGGGGCGCGTGGCTGAAACCGGAACCGTTCAGGTGACGGACCTGATGGTTGTGGAGCGTTATTCACATGTGATGCATCTGGTCTCAAACATCTGCTGCGACGTCAAACCGAAATTCGATGCCTGGGATTTATTACAGGCAACCTTTCCGGCAGGGACCCTGTCCGGTGCGCCCAAGGTCAGGGCCATGGAAATTATCGCGGAACAGGAGCAGGGCCCCAGAGGCCCCTACGGCGGCGCCGTGGGGTATGTATCCTTTTCCGGCAACATGGACATGGCCATTACGATCCGCACCGCCTGCGTTGAGAATGATCATTTGACGGTTC
- a CDS encoding amidohydrolase family protein produces MSSPQKSKDLLTICAGWVIDGSGDAVQENVRLRIQNGLIAAIGASAQSCEERSAVLDLSGDTILPCLVDSHVHLFMSGTSDLNIRARQMDAPFSDTKKVIARHIAAHLMSGVTAVRDGGDHHAHALRYRDDCLDKDATPFQLQAAGRAWHRQGRYGRLIGRAPADDRSLAEAIAAEDATIDHVKIVNSGLNSLVKFGYQTPPQFSLGEMKAAVGAARRKGLFVMAHANGKIPVEISVSAGCHSIEHGFFMGNENLKQMAEKDIFWIPTAATMKAYCEHLERIGENQDVARRNLEDQMEQIAAARNLRVPIAVGTDAGSIGVQHGSGIVQELIILKQAGLSIQEAIQCATANGARLLNLPAPSLLCRGLPASFIVVTGGPDGLPDSLLSIKKICIKGVFYDSAAVPSGTY; encoded by the coding sequence ATGAGCAGCCCGCAAAAATCCAAGGACTTGCTGACGATTTGCGCCGGATGGGTGATTGACGGCAGCGGAGACGCTGTTCAGGAAAATGTTAGGCTTCGTATTCAAAACGGGTTGATTGCGGCCATCGGGGCATCGGCGCAAAGCTGTGAAGAGCGGTCGGCAGTTCTGGACCTGAGCGGAGATACTATTTTACCCTGTCTGGTGGACAGCCATGTCCATCTCTTTATGTCGGGCACATCGGATTTGAATATTCGGGCCCGGCAGATGGATGCCCCCTTCAGCGACACAAAAAAAGTGATTGCCCGTCATATCGCGGCCCATCTGATGTCCGGTGTCACTGCCGTCAGAGACGGCGGCGACCATCACGCCCATGCGCTGCGCTACAGAGATGATTGCCTGGATAAGGACGCAACCCCCTTTCAGCTTCAAGCGGCCGGCAGGGCCTGGCATCGTCAGGGCCGCTACGGCAGGCTGATCGGCCGGGCGCCTGCTGACGATCGTTCACTTGCAGAAGCCATCGCCGCAGAAGATGCAACAATCGACCATGTTAAAATCGTTAATTCCGGGTTGAACAGCCTGGTCAAGTTCGGGTATCAAACACCCCCGCAATTCAGTCTCGGTGAGATGAAAGCGGCTGTTGGGGCCGCTCGGCGTAAAGGGCTTTTTGTCATGGCTCATGCCAATGGAAAAATTCCGGTTGAAATATCAGTTTCAGCCGGCTGCCATTCGATTGAACATGGGTTTTTCATGGGAAATGAAAATTTAAAGCAAATGGCTGAAAAGGACATATTCTGGATTCCCACAGCCGCAACCATGAAGGCCTATTGTGAGCATTTGGAGCGGATCGGTGAAAATCAGGATGTGGCCCGCCGGAATCTGGAAGACCAGATGGAACAAATCGCTGCTGCAAGGAATCTGAGGGTTCCCATTGCGGTTGGCACAGACGCCGGCAGCATCGGCGTTCAGCATGGCAGTGGGATTGTTCAGGAGTTGATCATTCTGAAACAGGCCGGTTTGTCTATCCAGGAGGCGATCCAGTGCGCCACCGCCAATGGCGCCCGGCTTTTAAATCTGCCGGCCCCCTCTTTGCTGTGCCGGGGTTTGCCGGCGTCGTTTATTGTTGTAACGGGCGGCCCGGATGGATTGCCGGACAGCCTGCTTTCAATAAAAAAAATATGCATTAAAGGGGTTTTTTACGATTCCGCAGCTGTGCCGTCCGGGACTTACTAA
- a CDS encoding ABC transporter ATP-binding protein gives MSHHIVEVRDLEYAYPDGTPALQGVSFRVAHGESMAIVGANGAGKSTLLLHLNGYLAPAKGAIQIGDFPLTKETLKLVRRTVGMVFQDPDDQLFMPTVYDDVAFGPLNLGLTPRDVDARVTNALSIVGAGHLKNRPPYKLSGGEKRAVSIATVLSMSPDILVMDEPTSNLDPKARRQLIELLKTFKHTKIIATHDLDMVIDLCERTIVMHNGRVTADGPTTEIFQNDALLAESHLEKPLRIQGCPVCCK, from the coding sequence ATGTCCCATCATATTGTTGAAGTGCGTGACCTTGAATATGCCTATCCGGACGGAACGCCGGCCCTGCAGGGGGTTTCCTTTCGGGTTGCCCATGGTGAATCCATGGCCATCGTCGGCGCCAACGGCGCCGGCAAGTCCACCCTGCTGCTGCACTTAAACGGATATCTGGCGCCGGCAAAGGGCGCCATCCAGATCGGGGATTTTCCGTTGACCAAGGAGACTCTCAAACTGGTCCGTCGGACCGTCGGCATGGTATTCCAGGATCCGGACGATCAGCTGTTTATGCCGACCGTTTATGATGATGTGGCCTTCGGTCCTCTGAACCTGGGGCTTACCCCCCGGGACGTCGATGCCCGGGTCACGAACGCTCTTTCCATCGTAGGCGCCGGCCATTTGAAAAATCGTCCGCCCTACAAACTTTCCGGCGGTGAAAAACGGGCTGTTTCGATTGCAACGGTTCTTTCCATGTCACCGGATATCCTGGTGATGGATGAACCCACTTCGAATTTGGACCCCAAAGCCCGACGGCAGCTGATCGAACTTCTGAAAACATTCAAGCATACCAAAATCATCGCAACCCACGATCTGGACATGGTGATCGATCTGTGTGAACGCACCATCGTGATGCACAACGGGCGCGTGACCGCCGACGGACCGACTACTGAGATATTCCAGAACGATGCGCTTTTGGCGGAAAGCCATCTGGAAAAGCCGCTGCGGATTCAGGGGTGTCCGGTGTGTTGTAAATAG